The Spinacia oleracea cultivar Varoflay chromosome 2, BTI_SOV_V1, whole genome shotgun sequence DNA segment TTTCCTGATTTTGGACCCGGTTATTGAACAGGGTGGTTTGATCGACTCCTATATGTTGGACCCCCTAGTGAAACAGATCGTGTTGACGTATTTCATGTTCATTTGCGTAAAATGCCTTGCGGTTTTGATGTTGATGTAAGCGAGCTGGCTCATCTCACTGAAGGTTGTACTGGTGCTGACATATCTTCGATCTGCAGGGAAGCAGCAATTTCAGCAATTGAAGTATGTTGTATAAGTTCTTGGGTTGCAGAAACGTTTGTTATATTTTCAGCTGTAATTTTTATTTGCATATTTCAATGAAATCAGGAGAACCTAAATTGTTCAGAAGTAAAGATGGAGCACTAAAAGACTGCAATTCTTCGTGTACACCCATCAGAGATTCAACCTTATCAAGAATTGTCGGACAAGTTTCAGCGGCTTGTACATTCCAAGTCTCCATCAGAGGCATGTGTACATCAACTTAATAGACCAAAGGAGTTATCATCTTGGTAACAGTCCTTTTCTACATTGTCTATTTGGTTTAAATTGTCAGCCTACCAACCTGCTTAAAATCCTTTTGATTGCTTGTAGTGCTCCCTTGTACTGTTATTAGCTTATAAAATGTAAAATTTCTCTAAGATATCGTTTTTCCATCTGACCAAACCTATTTGGTTTTCTAGACTATCTGCTGAAATATTCTGAGACTTGTGTTGCTGCCTAGAGATTAATAGCTGAACCACCAAAGCCACATGCTACAAGCTTAGAACTATTTGGGAAGGGGCGATTAATAGTTAGTATTATTTTGAGAAGTCCTCTAGTAGTTAGGATCAAGCCTGGTTAGGATTACTGTTAATTTTCCCTTGATTTTAAAATATGTTCATCATGCTTTGTATATATATTTGAcatattaaattttctttgcagattattgatgattcaagtggtaATAGTAAAATGTAGATCAAGAGATGAACACGTTATCTTGAAGCTACGCTAGCATAAAgataggtttacttggtaattagtttgttcgtagccaggaagttgtttttatttagttttggactatcttgtagaaaaaatgataatgccagttagaaagttatttttattttaaaatatcgCTTTTATTCCAGTTTGACTAGACTCTgctaattaatttaatgtataTCATAGCATgacgttatatatatatatatatatatatatatatatatatatatatatatatatatatatatatatatatatatatatatatatatatatatatatatatatatatatatatatatatatatattgcttTAAGATAATGTACGTAGTAAGTTAATACttgtatttgattatgattatctatggtcgatatatatttttatagataattcatgattttagattaatttatgtatatatatatatatgaaaaaaaatatgacgcaaattgtgacgctccaaagtgtctaaattattatgtatatatgaaaaataatatgatgcaaattgtgacgcttcaaagggtctaaattattttggagggaatgagGAGAACTTGAACGAAAGTAAACATATAGGGACTCTAATGAGAGTCTATATATTTCGGGTGTCTAAAGCgtctctatatggtttatagtggcTGAGAAATGTGTCTATAAGCGtgcaaatagtgacgctttttGCAGTCTAAATATTGCGACTATCTATAGAGTCCCTATATCCCAAATAGTGGCGGCGAAATACATAgatattttgcaaattgtgacgctctaaagcgtcggtaaatagcggcaatgaaaatagcgACACTCTCTCAAAGCGTCGCTATGTGAAATTGCGACACAATTTTCCGTCGCAATTTGACCCAGAAAGCGTCACAATGTGccgcgtttttttgtagtgttcGTTCATCAaacatttttgttcttttgtatttttgtactattttttatgttctttttcttttgtctttctgtttagtttatatttttatctatttttttggATTATGTTTTTTTAGGGAAGTGTTTCCAAAATCGAGGCATCGGTTGTGTACATG contains these protein-coding regions:
- the LOC130467937 gene encoding calmodulin-interacting protein 111-like; amino-acid sequence: MSQLLVELDGLHGRVNVTVIAATNRPDKIDPALLRPGWFDRLLYVGPPSETDRVDVFHVHLRKMPCGFDVDVSELAHLTEGCTGADISSICREAAISAIEENLNCSEVKMEH